A single region of the Phycisphaerales bacterium genome encodes:
- a CDS encoding winged helix-turn-helix domain-containing protein translates to MKKNDVRIGGTYTAKVSGKIAKVRIDAENRNGGWDATNLETKKKVRIKSAQRLRAEAGPPPKATDNKDANQASGVKPGGRVVDRDAQRIAERDAKAAAKGLVLKTEVVNGRERSRWVKKAAEAAAQQGTTDAPAKTPAATPAATEKRKGRRTPPRIALVNKDDYAEITKQVEELPTSKNHVCWKKNGKLYELYFRVDGRTPLLYRAPATSPIDAKTGCREVDASGSVTGVFHIKQSIKQLTGKSPAQIGITMPPDRGAPKARTTTSKTKDGKAESKPRKKREGLSGLDAAAQVLGRAKEPLDAKTIAERAIAAGWKTNGATPHATLYAAMIREIKAKGKEARFIKADKGRFTARKGA, encoded by the coding sequence ATGAAGAAGAACGACGTCAGAATCGGCGGAACCTACACCGCCAAGGTGAGCGGCAAGATCGCCAAGGTGCGCATCGACGCCGAGAACCGCAACGGCGGCTGGGACGCCACCAACCTCGAGACGAAGAAGAAGGTGAGGATCAAGTCCGCCCAGCGGCTTCGAGCCGAAGCCGGGCCGCCGCCGAAGGCGACCGACAACAAGGATGCCAACCAGGCCTCCGGCGTGAAACCCGGGGGCCGCGTTGTTGACCGGGATGCCCAGCGCATCGCCGAGCGCGACGCCAAGGCCGCGGCCAAGGGTCTCGTGCTGAAGACGGAAGTCGTCAACGGCAGGGAACGCTCGCGGTGGGTGAAGAAGGCGGCGGAAGCCGCGGCGCAGCAAGGAACGACGGACGCACCGGCGAAGACGCCAGCCGCAACGCCGGCCGCAACGGAAAAGCGCAAGGGCCGGCGCACGCCGCCGCGGATCGCGCTGGTCAATAAGGACGACTACGCCGAGATCACCAAGCAGGTTGAAGAGCTGCCCACCAGCAAGAACCACGTCTGCTGGAAGAAGAACGGCAAACTCTACGAGTTGTACTTCCGCGTCGATGGCCGCACGCCGCTTCTCTACCGCGCGCCGGCGACCTCGCCCATCGACGCGAAGACCGGATGCCGCGAGGTGGACGCCTCGGGAAGTGTCACGGGCGTCTTCCACATCAAGCAATCGATCAAGCAGTTGACCGGCAAGTCCCCGGCACAGATCGGCATCACCATGCCACCCGACCGCGGCGCGCCCAAGGCGCGCACGACCACCTCGAAGACGAAAGACGGCAAGGCCGAGTCCAAGCCGCGCAAGAAGCGCGAGGGGCTCAGCGGGCTCGATGCCGCAGCGCAAGTCCTGGGGCGGGCCAAGGAGCCGCTCGACGCCAAGACCATCGCCGAGCGCGCCATCGCCGCAGGCTGGAAGACCAACGGCGCGACGCCGCACGCGACCTTGTACGCCGCGATGATCCGCGAGATCAAAGCCAAGGGCAAGGAAGCGCGGTTCATCAAAGCCGACAAGGGCCGGTTCACGGCCCGGAAAGGAGCGTGA